The following nucleotide sequence is from Trifolium pratense cultivar HEN17-A07 linkage group LG2, ARS_RC_1.1, whole genome shotgun sequence.
acctcccctccaaaacccccaaaccaaacagaccctaatgggttgatatgatatatttgaataaataagttttatgaCCGGTAACCCAGTGTCAAAAGAGAGTGCTTCTTTGATAATCTTCTGCACTTTTATTTCCGTAATGTCATTGAATAAAGAATTCTAGTCATTCTCTTGCAATCTATATTCTTTTGATTACTCAGAACGAAATCCTAACAACCATTGATTCTGAACTTCTTTATACTCCTTCGGTGTGCTAACTTGTGAACCTATTTTGTCTAGTGACCGTTGAATTTGTCCATCAATTTTCAATTGTGATGCTAGTTTATTTTGGTCTGGTCTAAACCTAGGTAGTCAATCCTGGATAGTGGCGCTGAGCGGCCGACCACTAAAGTGGGATATCGGGATAGCCGCTATTTGTTCATTTTTAGGACAAAATACATGAATAATACTATAAATACATAGTTAGCAAGggaaaaatgaaaaacagaGAGGGTCTgagaaaaataatcaaattagaggtaaataaatcaaaataaaataaacaggaAGAAAAACTGGGTAGAAAATAGAAACAGAGCAGAGTGGAAATATATAAAACagagatgaaaaaaaataagaataaaaaacagaacagagaggaaaataaataaatcttccTCTGGTTGTTATTTTAAACGAATAGGTCTCTTCATTTGCAAATAAGTAGAGTTTTCTTGTGAAATACCTAGAATATGTGATGCATTGTCTTCTCTGCGAACCTATGAAACCCAAATACGTAGTACGGGTGTGGTTATGATACAAACACACAGATGCacagaatttttaaaattcagGATACGATACAATACAACTAagatacataaataaattttttgtaataaaacttATATGTAAAATACATGAAAGAAATATGCATTGATCATTCTTagttaatatataattataaggatcacaatttacaaaaataatacttGGGATCAAAACATAAAGTGCAGAGTTTTCGTATAAATCATAATCTATTTTCATCCCTATGTTAGGATAtcaacaaaaacattaaaaaaaaactcgtAACAAGTTTTGTCTTATGTTGATTGATTAAGTCTCTTCTCTCTCATTACCGTCATCCATGAAATGCTAGGGatgacattatttttttctcatctTAAAAGCTTGAAATGTAAGTTACATTCTAAAAACTCAATTACATGTTGATATAGTGTTGCGTTTAGTAGAGaaaaaatttctcatttctAATGATCTTGAGCAAATAAGTACAAGCAAATAAGTGCGGGTAGTACCTTATTTTACTCTTTAGACACGGTTGTTAAAATCTCATGTTGGCTTAAAGAATCATGTGTTTATGACTCTAGGTATCCAAATTTAGTTAACTTGCTTACAATATCATTTGTGTAAACTCGTGTAGACTTGGAAATTTGAAGAGGATGATTGGATGAGTCTAtacataataattattttccCTGAGGCATTCCGTAGATGACAGCGGTTTAGtgttttttaaaaaccaaaGTGAAACTACTGAATAATAAGGCTTTGTAGTGCATGAAACATTAGCCTCACAAATGTAGCACTGCATCTAGCATCCTAACATCAATCCATCTGTAAAGGCAGTGAATAATGATGTATTCGGTTTCAACCCCATAGCTCCCAACATTAACTAAGTAAGTCGCAACCTAGAGAACTTGAACACACACTTCATTACAAGTTCGAAATGGACCCAAGAGGCCAATGAGGTTGATAGAAACCCAAAAACAGAATAGTGTAGAATGAGTgtattattattgattaataGAAAATGATTACAAGAGTTTTCCTCCCATAACCCCCAGAGTACAAACAGAATACAAACAGTTTGATAACCGCCTCATACACTCCTCTATTTATTTCCATCCATTGTCTAGTTCGCCCCCTGCACTACTTCTCTAGTTATTGCCCACCGTTGTCTATTTCTCTCCCTGGCCCCACTTTCTTTCTTCTAGAATAAACTTTCCAAGTAACAGGCTTCTTTGTAATAAGGCCTATATCAGTTATGACATCTGGCCCATTATTCAGGTTCCTATCATTGCCCTCCCCTGCAATAACAGCCATGTCCTCAAGGCTGACATAGGGAAATTGGCTCTTCAGCAACGTTTCATCCACCCAAGTAGTATCCTCCACAGTTCGTCCCTTCCATTTGACTAACCATTGCTTCACCAACAAGTCACCTTCGCGAATTTCTCTAGAGGCCAACAAGGATTCAGGTTCATCCAAGTCCTCATCTTCAGTTTCCAACCCGACAGGCAATTCTGGTTCAACGGTGTAGTTTCCAATTGCTTTCTTTATTCGAGAGATGTGGAAAACCGAATGAATCTTGGCAGATTCAGAAAGCTTTAGTTTGTAGGACACTGCTCGTACTTTTTCCAGTATCGGATATGGTCCAAAAAACCTCGATGCTAGCTTTTGATTAATCCTTCTTGCAACTGTTTGTTTTATATGAGGCCTCAACTTTAGGAAGACCCATTCTCCTACTTCAAAAGACACATCCCTTCTGATTTGTCAATTTTTCCATCGACTCTAATCTTGCTATGCTCTTTCTGAGTTGTGACCCTATCTTGACATTGTGAATCTGTCCATCAACTTTGAATTGTGATGCTATTTGTGTTTGTATTGTGATGCCTGTTATACATCTTTTAGTATATTAAGTAAACTCTTAGGACTTTACCAAGTTTGGCAACCTTGCATAGTGTTGTCAATTGTGGATTGCAGAAAATAGCGTTTTGTTCAAAATCCGCTATGCTATGCTAAGTGCTATAGCCGCTATATTATAACACTATGCACGAAACCACATCTCACAAAATAATAGTGGTTTGTTAAAATTCCACTACACTATATTGCTATAGGGCTGCTATGTTctctatttgacaacactgacCTTGCCTCTTGATGTTTTTTCAAAATGTCTTAGATGGATATGTATCTGCAAATTCATTCCTATTAAGATAGTTTTGTAGCTTGTGTTGAAGTCTTTGACCTCTTTAATGAGACGTATAAAATCATCTGTAAAACAGGTTGTTGAACAATCTAACTCAAGCGCTCCAGAGTGCTGGGCTAGATCTGTCAAAGGCTAACATTTCAGTTCAAATTGATCTTGGGAAGCGTGCAAACAAAGAGCCAGGTGGCACCTCTTCTCCGAAGGTATACATATATGGCCTTTTGtctacattaatatttgtacctTTTAACTGGCCAGACGTCTAAAAAGAAGAGTTTATCACACTATTAGAATATATAGATATGTGgtataaaatatgattttttgttctcgactttttaatatataaacttGGAATACATTATATATTTCAGAAAGATTACTATTAATGAATTTAAGTGATTGATTTGACAAATGTCAGCGTCGAAGATTCATTTGTCAAATATTAGTGTTGAAGTCTGATTTTTAATAACTAGATATTCACTCATAAGCATAATTTAGTTTATTGCATGTAATATTAGTTTTGAAGCCGTTACCAAACAATGTTTTAAGACCTTCTAAGAAAATTTTAGTGTCATGTCACATGAATAATAATGAAGATTGACATTGACTGTGCATAGACAACCATCGTAATCTTATGTACTACAGTTATCCAGTGCCAGTTCAAACATAAACTCAGGCTGCATGAGAGTGAATACTTTATCAACATTTTACTTTTGGTCCCTTTAGATTGGATTTCGAGTTATTTTGATCtctcaagttttttttcttctttctagtTAGTCTAATAATTTTAAGCAAGTATGGTCTTTTTGCTGTTTTTGTTTTATCTATAACCTTAAAAAATCACCAATATGGTGTTAGAAGAGTTGGTAATACGACTCtccctcaaaaaaaaaaaaaagaacccgGAGTTGATTCCTGGCAGTGGCGGATCCACCGCCCTATCACTTGCCCAGACTCTGCAACTCTGgtaaatttttttggtattttaggggttagtttaggtcaaattgagttttttttttcaaaacagaGATTTTTCACtgcaaaactgagatttttgtttaaaattgagattttgcccaaactttataaattttctggCTCCGCTTCCTGGAGTAACTTATTTGGGAGACAGTTAAAGCGTTTAATTTAGCCTTAAAAAATATAGGGTTCTTGTTGATATGCTCTTAAATGTTCAAGCAaagcattttatttttgtaataatCAATTTAATGGAAGCAATTTCCTTTTAGGGctaattgttttgtttatttatctttattattcTGCAGGATCATGATAACCCTCTTTCTAGCAATCAATCAATTGCACATTTTAGAGATGCTATCATTAGAGAGAATTCAGATCAAGCtcaaaaaagaatgaaaacatACAAGTGAATGATTCATGTGGCTTTTTTATGAGCCTACATTTGCATGCAGTTTTCTTCCCTTGTGGTGGTGATTATTGTGTACATCCTCCCCCATTTGTTTGAGTTTAATTCATCTCATGAAGGTTATTTTAAAGCTGGAAAAACCTTTACTACATAATTATTTGTGGAGATTATTAGGTTTCTGCTCTATTGCCtatgtcatttattttgatTGTATCTTTACTAATTATGATTATTCAGTTTTATTAAGCTTTTTTGGTTGCAAATTAATGTAAATACTTGGTTATTTGGTGGGTGTATCTGGAAAAACTTTGAAGAAAGCATTTTTATGatatatttctttttcaaattttttacttttgcattcttcaaaaaaaaataatttacttttGCTTGTAATAAAAACACACTACATGAGTtaacattaaattgattaagtggttcttaccaaaaaaaaaaattgaatggtaAGAGATTTGTTCCCCTAAAACAAATGGCATGAGGGAATTAGGTCATGTGACCAAATATCCTTCTTAGTCACACTCACAACATTTACTtcttcatttgatttttttaattatttcataaataataaaaaaaatcatgtgagTGTGTCTATAAGGTCACGTAACCATGAAAGTCTTGTTATGGCAGGAGGTTCGATTCTTGTCTTTTGTGTACGAAGAAAATTCAGTTGAGAGGGATCTACCTTGTGTGTCAAACAAGTTCTTTGACGAAGATTGTCCACCTTTCTCTGTTACCATCTCATTTCTATTACACTGTTATAAAAACTTCCATTTTTTCAAGGAAAGTTCAAGCACAACATTTGTGTTAGAGGCAAAAACTGTTGTAGTCATAATAGCAACACAACGCGAAAAAACACATTTTGCATTATTCTTAGTATTTGGGACAATAATGTTGTCGTTATCGGCCAAAAACATGCATAACGGAAGAGTATTTGGCACAATAATGTTGTCGTTATCCTCTTCGCCAAATGAATTTTAataacattttcattttttaacaGATTGATAACTGAAGAGTAACAATgcaatgattaaaaaaataaaaaaataaaacggaaaagaaagaagataaaGAACAAAATTGTTATCTTAAGTTAATTTAAGGGactatttatatttcttttcttgatAAAGATCAACTAATTATGGTGGAAAGCAGTGGAGACGAAATCCTATAACTCAGTGACTGAGCCAAGACCCTCAGGGAGAgcaaactttttaaatttaattaataattattatatataggtCTTGAGTTTGATCctcaactcattgtaaacaaaaaaaaagtaagaattaattctagaaacaaaataaatgttAATCATTATCATCCAAACATGTGAAAATTATAAGACCTATTTTaaaaaagggtcatgctaatcGGTGCCTCTGGGGCACTGGTTaaagaaaccaaaaaaataaaaatttgaattaaaatagtttttaaaCTTTTGAAGAGTTGGTTGCACAAGTTCCAATgttatattactatatttgtatCTTTTAATAGTACCTCGGAGTATtggttaacattttcctttaaaaaaatcaaactaatGAGGCTTTAAATGAGTCAACTCCTGTATGTATGGTAGCTCAAAAACACAAGCTTATTTAAACGAATTTATTGCAGGttcaattattcttttttttttttactcccttcgtcccaaaatgagtgagccattttgactatatatactattcacatatcttactttgatcctattttttactaataaataaaatcacatattagcatataagatgttggattcatctcgatgactattttcaaaatatcatatttttataatttttactattatacaattaaaaatattaatcgtcaatcaaagttatgcattggcatgcgtgacACAGTCATCTGGCTCACTCATTGTGGCACAGAGGAAGTAATATGagtttctatttattttaactTCAAAGGAAACAAGTCTACCAGCTACACACAATCTATAAGCAACAATACAATCACGTTTTAATGTTCCCAACCCATTAAAGTCTAAACTCTAATGCATGATTAATATCACTCATTTTGAATCCTCATGACATCAATGTATGATTTTCCTTCAAGCTGGCGTGAGAAATATCCTTTATAGAAATCTTTCACACTAATATTGTTGAACACTGCAGAGCTTTTAGGAGTAACAAGGCTTGGTGTTGGACCAATAATTGCATCCAATTTAGGACCGTGAAATGTGGCAATAGAAATCCTCTCCTTCTCTGAGTTAATTGTTGCTCGATGTTCAATACTTCGATAAATACCATTGGTCATTATCTGTCAAACAATTTAAGATATATgctaaatcaaaatatttacAATTAATGTCGTctgattttactttttttttttttattgttttatagtTTTCTTCATATACATCGTcagtataaataaattttacattgtcaatcAATTATAGTTAAcaataacaaattattataaacatTTTACTTTTATCATAACCATTTTGTAAAGTCACATGTATGATCGATTGTGATATATTAACagtataaaacattttttttttttttttggtttacagtATAAAACATTTTTACATTGACATATTGCATGAAAATTTAAACCTTTTGGTTTGAGTTGGTTACCTCTAGCATGTCTCCAATGTTGACGACAAAAGCATCTTTGAGAGGCTTAATAGGAATCCACATTCCATCTTTTCTAATTTGAAGGCcttcaatttcattattgaCTTGGAGAAGGATTGTAAGACAACCAGCATCAGAATGAGGATTGAGTCCAATAACTTGTTCTGGATAAGGACATGGAGGATAGTAATTCATCCTCATTGCTTGAGTTCCATCTTCAACAAACTCTAGCAATTCACTTGGTTGGATCTTTAATGCTTTTGTCATAAACTCAATGATTGTCACACTTAGTTTTTTCAGTTCTAAAGAATACATCTCTAGATTTTCTCTGTAAtggaaatttttttgttgaaatttaagttttaagaaaatattaggGATAATATATAGGTGTTTATCCCTGCAATGTGGGCGAGTTTTGGTTTACTcttgtaatatttttattcGATTACTCGACTGTAATGTGAAGATTTTGTCGTTTACCCTATTCATGGAATAGGCTGACTTAAGATTCCACATAAATGATGACGTGACGTGACATGACCGGTGAAGGGGTAAAACAAAATTCCTTAACATTACAAGGAGCAAAAAAAAGGAATCTTAGGTCAACATATTATATGAGAGGGATAAACGACAGAATCTTCACATTACAGATGATAATCGAGAAAACAAATACTACATGAGGGTAAACCAAAACTTGTCCACGTTGCACGGGAGTAAACACATattaacccaaaaaaataaaataaaaaataaaaggaagatGGAAAGAACCTGAATGGTTGGGGAATACTAGGAAATAAGTGTGGATTTCTTCTGTATGATGGAAGTGTGAGTAGGTAGAATAAATCAGCCCATTCAAGTTTGTGTTCATCTGATACAACAAACATCTGACCAAAACCTTCCATATCTCCTGGTTTCTGTGCAAATACTTTCTTCTCTTCTGCTGATAGATTGAAGAAATCTTGAACaagtattttgaaattttcCACCAATGAAGAATTCACTCCATGATTGATCAGCTGGAAATTAATTTCACAATCATGTGATAGCATTGTTTAATTTACATTCTCAAATTGCAAGGAACTAATTTAAGTTTTGAACaactcaaataaataaaagtactaAGAACGTTATCCATACATACCTGGAAGAAACCCCATTCTTTGCAGGCATAATCAAGTTTGTCTAGTTCAGTTCCATCTTCTTCAGTCAACAACTTATTCAAATCGATGACAGGAACTTGTGGTAAAGAGATTATGCTAGAAACAACATGAGGATCTTGGTTTTGTTGAACATATCTCTCTGGAACTTTTGTTATGGATTTCTTTACTAGCTCTTGAACAGAAGGTACTATTAAAGAAGTTCCAAGCTTCTTAGTCATTTCTGAATCCATTTTTGTAAAATAAGTCTAGTTAGTATTTTTCCTTATTTGGATAAGTTCGATGACTTATTTATGAAGCATAAGGCTGTGattcattttcaaaattatggGAGCCATCAAAGCCATGAATATATAAGCCAACTTTATCGTGGAAGACTTGGTCAATTGtttcatggtgcacaagttgcaATATTTTtgtaacgaatacgaatttatAAAATCGacggttggattgaaaatttatatcatataattcattcatatttttttaaaaaaaataaaaaattatttaatatattattgcgTACAAAAATTGACCCGgtgaaataaatattaacaattGCACGACCACTTGGTTGCTGTTAATTTGAGATTTTATTTGTGAGTTAGGTCGGGGTGTTAAGATGTCCTTGCATTGTAGGCACCGACTATGCTACATCTTTATAAATGacattatttttaaagaaattcttacattaaaaagtataaataatatttattttgaaacaatttttttttgttaaagtgACACTAATTTTAAATAGATGGAATATTAAGCAAAGCAAATATTGGAGATTTTATATATTCGAACTCATGTCCTGAGCTTCAAAAATAGATATACAGTTAagcacaataaaaaaaaaaatacggaTACGTTAGTGTCGTTTTTATGCTAGCATATTATGGCATCATTTGATCGAACTTATTTTCGACtttttattccaaaaaataGAAGTCGGGCCAAACAGTTTTTTTTAagtacttaataaaaaaaaaagtagcttaatttttatgtgtaaaaTACATTAATAATGAGCTTTTGGTAAAATTAATATATGCAACTTTTTTTTGTGGAAAATCAACTTTTCGGCTGCTCCCGTCTTTGAATCCTCACAAACGCACATATCCTATATTTAACTGATATGTTCATATGCACTATTATTTAATCACCCTCATGTCATGTGgactattactattattattattatattattctcataaaaaaaatattattatattattattactattattattatttttaaaaagtgcactattattttttttatctaaaaaatgcactattattttaaaaaaattataataaaaaaggcattattattagttttcattgtactattaattaaaaaaataagaacccTGTagcattttcttcttcaaaatatgaaattaatcatttcaataattatatatgtatttggATAAAATTACACCGATAGTTCATAAGTCCTAGCGCAActgacaaaaaaatgttaaaattgttaaaattGTTAAGTTTGAACTCCGACTCCCTCACACCGATAATGTTACGCCGTGTAATaatagtttaaaaaatataaattttacaaaatattatttacaatGGATTTAAAGTTTATgtcatttaaattatttatataaaaacttacacatatataaaattatttgatattttattgagacctactaaaatttaattaaaatctaTGCACTTTACtgaacattttttatttttatgaatttaaaaaacatatcaaattgttttaaatttgtgtaaaattaattttacatagatgatctaaataatatatacttctaaTCAAATGGtagattttataatatattaatagttaaaatgttatatttagacacacaaaaattaagataaaatgttgcacacaaaattttaatatttgtttattatatttttaaaatataatatccctaaatataatatatttaataaaatattttatcaaacaaatataaattagagtttactttaagttttttaaaaatgaaatcaccaccaaacaactttaacatttttttctaaagcacttattttaaactttattttaaagtagCTTTTAGACCGTAAAAAAGTCGGGCCAAACGGTACCTAATAAATGTTGGGTGAGATAAGAGTCTTACGTTAAATGAAAGACaatctaaaaatattattataagtgcAGAAAATTGTCATCTTACAAGCTGATTTTGTAAGCTTAAAGCTCTAAGCTCTGAATCTGAACCTTCTTCCTTCAACCATGGTGTGCAACAATAATCACATCAATTTAGATGAAATTCTCCCTCGTAACGAAGTTCCACTTATGGCCCAATTATAGTTAAAGGACATCCCTCATCCTAGAAAATTTTACCTTTGATCATACCTGATCAGAATGTTGACTGCGTCCGGTGTTACTTCTCCTCTATTCCGGTGAATGGGAGGGGATCATACCATGACTTACAAAATTAATTACAGAGaccataaaaaattctaattttaatgAATTGGTTAAATTTTCAAACTTGAATTTTACTATCTGAATAAGTAATATTTAATTCACATATGTATTATGTGGTAGCAATGTTTTTGGTTTACAACGGAGAAGGGATCCTCATGCATACTATATTACACAAGTCCCTTACCATTAGACCAAACTAAGTGGCTTAACAATGTTGaacataaattacaaaatttattacaatatacaattaaaaactatttttcattaattgggtcaaaacaaaattctaattttaaccttacaattgacaaaaaaataatataaatgatttAAGTAACATATATGTGTTATCTGTAAAAATTGCAGACATTGActtgtaaaatttattatattatactattaaaaatcaaatttttaattaattgggtcaattttttcttcttataattttaattaattattcaaaaaagaaatatcTAATTTACATAtgctttaaaaaataataaattaataaatactttcttaaaaaaccaaaaaaaaaaaaaaactttcttagAGTATTATAGgatataaaatagaataaaggtaatgattcaaatttcaaacccAACAAAGTAAGAGtgtatttcaaatttcaagCACTAGACTATACTCAAGTGTATTAAGATTATTGAACTCTCAGGTcaatattatcatttttttttacagtgttATTCTTAATGCAATCAA
It contains:
- the LOC123911570 gene encoding protein SRG1-like; this translates as MDSEMTKKLGTSLIVPSVQELVKKSITKVPERYVQQNQDPHVVSSIISLPQVPVIDLNKLLTEEDGTELDKLDYACKEWGFFQLINHGVNSSLVENFKILVQDFFNLSAEEKKVFAQKPGDMEGFGQMFVVSDEHKLEWADLFYLLTLPSYRRNPHLFPSIPQPFRENLEMYSLELKKLSVTIIEFMTKALKIQPSELLEFVEDGTQAMRMNYYPPCPYPEQVIGLNPHSDAGCLTILLQVNNEIEGLQIRKDGMWIPIKPLKDAFVVNIGDMLEIMTNGIYRSIEHRATINSEKERISIATFHGPKLDAIIGPTPSLVTPKSSAVFNNISVKDFYKGYFSRQLEGKSYIDVMRIQNE